The following DNA comes from Thermoanaerobaculales bacterium.
GAACTCCTCGCCGATCTTCGGTTGGCGGGTCAAGCCCTGGATGATCGCGATCGCCCGCTCCGCGGCCTCGAGGTCGCTGGTGGCGATCTGGACGGTCCCGTCGTCCTCGACGTTGATGCGGGCGCCGGTCTTCTCGACGATCGACCGGATGGTCTTGCCGCCGGGTCCGATCACGTTGCGGATCTGGTCGACGTCGATCTTGATCTGGAAGATGCGCGGAGCATACTGGGAGATCTCCGGACGCGGTTCGGCGATCGCCCTGTCCATCACGTCGAGCAGCTGGAGGCGCCCGCGGCGCGCCTGCTCGAGCGCCTGCTCCAGGATGGAGCGGCTGAGGCCCGAAACCTTGATGTCCATCTGGAGGGCGGTGATGCCCTCGCGGCTGCCGGCGACCTTGAAGTCCATGTCGCCGTAGTGGTCCTCCTGGCCGGCGATGTCGGTCAGGACCGCGAACCGGCTGCCATCGGACACCAGGCCCATGGCGATGCCGGCCACCGCCCGCTTGATCGGGGCGCCGGCGTCCATCAGGGCCAGCGAGCCGCCACACACCGAGGCCATCGACGAGGAGCCGTTCGACTCCAGGATGTCGGACACCACCCGCATCGTGTAGGGGAAGGTCTCGGTGTCCGGGAGGATGGGCCCGAGGGCACGGCGGGCGAGGGCGCCGTGGCCGATCTCGCGGCGGCCGGGCCCGCGCAGGAAGCGGACCTCGCCGACCGAGAACGGCGGGAAGTTGTAGTGGAGCATGAAGCGCTGGCGGGACTCGCCCTCGAAGGCCTCGATCAGCTGCGAGTCCTCGGAGGTGCCGAGGGTGCAGGACACCATCGCCTGGGTCTCGCCCCGGGTGAACAGGGCGGATCCGTGCGCGCGTGGCAGCACGCTCACCTCGCAGGCCACCGGACGAATCTCGTCGAAGGCGCGGCCGTCGAGCCGCTGCTTGCGGTCGAGGATGGTCTCCCGCGTGATGTCCTTGACCAGGGTGCGGAGCAGGGCCTTGAGCCACGGCGTCCGCTCTTCGGCCAGCTCCGCGGGCAGCGAGGCGATCGCCTGCTCCTTGACCGCGTCGACCGCGTCTCCCTGCTCGAGCTTGCCCTTGACCTGGAGGGCGGCGCGCAGCGGCTCGGTCCAGCGCGCCCGCACCCCTTCGGCGAACTCCGGCGGCCAGGGATCGGGCTCGGGCTCGAATGGGGCCTTGACGATCCCGAGCTCGGCGGTGATCTCGTGCTGGACGGCGATGATGCGGCGGATCTCGCGATGGGCGAGCTCGAGGGCGTCGATGACCACCTGCTCGGTGACATGGTTGGCGCCGCACTCGACCATGACGATCGCCTCGTCGGTGCCGGCCACGACCAGGTCGAGGTCACTGGCCTCGCGCTCCGCATAGCTCGGGAAGACGACGAAGCGCCCGTCGACGCGGCCGACGCGGACGCCGGCGAGGGCCGCGTCGTAGGGGATCGCGGCGGCGGCCATCAGCGCCATCGACGCACCGCAGATGCCGAGCACGTCGGGGTCGTGGTCGTCGTCGGCCGACATCACCCAGGCGATGATCTGGCTTTCGCGGTGGTAGCCGTCCGGAAACAGCGGCCTCAGCCCCCGGTCGATGAGCCGGCAGGTCAGGATCTCGCTCTCGGTGGGGCGCCCCTCGCGCTTGAAGAAGCCACCGGGGATCCGGCCGCCGGCGTAGGTGTTCTCCCGGTAGTCGACCGTCAGCGGCAGGAAGTCGACGCCCTCGCGCATCTTGGTTTCGGCGCAGGCGGTCACCAGGACCATGGTGTCGCCCATCCGGACGACGGTCGACCCGTCGGCCTGCTTGGCGACCCTGCCGATCTCGAAAGACAGCTGCTTCCCGTCGACCTCGACGGATCTCGTGACGACTTGTTTCATACGGTGTCTCGATCCTATCCCCGTAGCCCGAGCTGCTCGACCAGTCGGCGATAGCGGGTGAGGTCCTTCGCCTTGAGGTAGTCGAGCAGACGACGGCGACGTCCCACCAGCCGCAGCAGGCCGCGACGCGAGTGGAAGTCCTTGGTGAATGACTTGAAGTGCTCGGTGAGAAACTCGATGCGGCGGGTCAGCAGCGCGATCTGGACCTCCGGCGAGCCGGTATCGTTGCCGTGCTGCCGGAACTCCTCGATGATCGTTGGCTTGCGGGCGTCAAAGTGACTCATGTCTCCTCCACAATTGGTTCCTCCGGTGGCGAGGAGGCAGCGGTACGGTATCAGGAAGTTTCTCCGCTGGCAACAGATGGGCCGTCGTCGGCAGGTGCCGGCGGCGGAGCCTCGGTCGGCTGCAGCACCATGCTGGGGCGCAGCCCCACGGTCCGACCGCGTGCCAGCACCGACTGCACGACGGCGACGCCGAGCAGGCGGCCGCCCGGCGACCTCACCACGACCTCGCTGTCGACCGCCAGCGGACCGCCGCCGGAGCGCAGGACCACCACGTCCTGGCCGTGGGCGAAGCGCTCCGTTGCCCCGCGGTTGAGCTGGACCTCTGCAAAGGGGAGGGTGATGCGGTCGATCGCGATCCACCCCGGGTGATCGAGGACGGGCTGGGGGCCGGCGGCGGCCTCGAGCGCGCTCTGCGGGATCGCGGTCTCGAGCGAGTAGGGGCCGATCGAGACCCGCTGCAGGCGATCGAGGTACCCCCCGCATCCGAGCTCGGCCCCGACATCGTGGGCCAGGGACCGGACGTAGAAGCCGGACGAGACCGTCACCTGCACGCCAAGCAGGTCACGGTCCAGGCAGTTCAGCGAGAGCGCGTGCACCGTCACCGCCTTCGGCTCGGCGACCGCGGGGTGGCCGGAGCGGGCAAGCTCGTACATCCGCTTGCCCCCGATCTTCTTGGCCGAGTACGGCGGCGGCGCCTGCTCGATCTCGCCGGCAAACCGGGCCTCCAGCCTGGCCAGCGCGTCGCGGTCGAGCGCCGGCACCGCGCCACGCGGGTCCGCCGGCTCGCCCTCGCCGTCGTAGGTGGTGGTGGCGTGGCCGAGCCGGATCTGACCGCGGTAGGTCTTCTGCCAGCGCACCAGGAACTGCTGGAGGCGCGTCGCCTGGCCGACGCACAGCATGAGCAGCCCCTCCGCCATCGGGTCGAGGGTGCCGGTGTGGCCGATGCGGCGCTCGCCGAGCGCCCGGCGGGCCATGTCCACCACGTCGTGTGAGGTCGGGCCCTGGCGCTTGGCCACCAGCAGCAGCCCGTGCCGCAGCGAGCTGCGTCGGCGGCTCACAGCGCCGCCTCGAGGGTTTCGCGGACGGCGGCGAGGACCGCCTCGCGGGCGGACGGGAGATCGCCGTCGAGGGTGCAGCCCGCCGCGTTGGCGTGGCCGCCGCCGCCGAACCGCTCCGCGATGCGCCGGACGTCGACCGCGCCGGCAGAGCGCAAACTGACGCGGACGGCGGCCTGCTCCCACTGCTTGAGGAACACGACGGCCCGGACGCCGTCGATGGCGCGCGGGTGGTTGATGATGTCCTCGGTGTCCTCGGGAGCGGCGCCGGCGCGGCGGAAGGCCGCCACGTCGAGCTCGATGACGGCGATCCGGCCTTCTGCTTCGAGGCGCAGCGTGGACAGGGCCTCGCCGAGGAGGAGCACGGCGGCCGCCTTGCGGCGACCGTGGATCCACCCCGCGACCAGGGTCGGGTCGGCCCCGGCATCGACCATCTCGGCCGCAGCGCGGAAGGCCCGGCCGGTCGCGTTGGAGTACCGGAAGTCGCCGGTGTCGGTGGAGAGGGCCACGTAGGCGTTGGTGGCCGCCGCGGCGGACGGCTTCACTCCTGCCGCCCGGAACATCCGCCACACCAGCTCGCCGGTCGCCGGCGCGTCGGCATCGACGTAGTTGACCTCGCCGTAGAGCGGGTTGGCCGGGTGGTGGTCGATGTTGAGGATCGGCAGGCGGTCCAGGCCGGGGAAGCCGGCCCGGTCGGGCTCCGGGCACTCGACCGCGACGACCAGGTCGAAGGCCTGCGGGAAGCCTTCCGGAAGCGAGTCGCCGACCGCGACGCGATCGCGCCCGGGCAGCTCGTCGAGGGTGGCGGGCGCCGGGTCGCGGTTGACGACCACGGCCGGCACGCCGAGCGCCGCGGCCAGCTCGGCGAGCGCGAGCTGCGAGCCGAGGGAGTCGCCGTCGGGCCGCTGGTGGCCGACGATCAGCGCCCGGGTGGAGCGGGCGAGGCGCTGGACGGCCCCGCGGGCATCGAGCTGTCCAGCCGTCATGAATCTTCCTCCCCGCTGCCGTCGTCGGTGCCGGTCGGCCCGGTCTGGATGCGGTCGAGCAGCCGCTCGATGCGATCGCCGTACTCGTAGGAGGTGTCGCGGTGAAAGTCGAGCGCGGGCACGGTGCGCATCCGCATCCGCCGGCCAAGCTCGCGGCGCATGAACGCGGCCGCCGCCGCGAACCCGTCCGCGGCCTGCCGCTCGCGCTCGGCGTCGCCGATGACCGAGTAGAACACCCTGGCCTGGGTGCGGTCGGCGGAGAGCTGGATCGCCGACACGGTGACGTCGTCCAGTCGCGGGTCCTTGACCGAGAGGCGGAGCAGGTCGGCGAGCACCGCCCGGATCTCGCCCTCGAGGCGTCGATTGCGGCTGAAGGTCTGTCGGCTGGTCAATTCACGCTCTCCCATGTCGACGCTGCCGGCGGGCTGTCCGTCCGGGCGCGGAAGCGGAAGCGATTCTGGCACTCGGCTTCGTGCCCCGCCCGATGAGTTCCGCGGTCACGGGTTGCCACATCAGCGGGCGCGGAAGCGGAAGCGGGCGCGGAAGCGGGATTGGGGGCGTTTGCCTGTCACCTGTCACGGGTCACCTATCACACCTGAATGATCTCGACGTCCCACGCCAGCACGCTGCCGCCCCAGGTTTCGTGCACCGTCTTCTCCACCCGCTGCAGCCGGCTCTCGATGTCCACCGGATCGGTGGACAGGGCGCTGATGGCGAACCCGGCGCGCTGGTGCAGGTCCTGGTGGTCGGCCTCGATGATGAGGACCTGGTGCCGGTTGCGGATCCTCTCCACGAGCGGACGGGTCGCGCTCCGTTTCTCCTTGAGGCTGCGGGCGTCCTCGATGTGGACCTCGAGGCGCGCGATGCCGACGTAGATGTTGCGTTCCATGCTCGTTTCGCCGACGCAAACTGAAATCTCGCAGCCCAGGTCTCGACATTGCCGAGCGCGGTTCCTTGAGACCGTGACGGAGGCCGATCGTCCCGTGGCCCGTGATTCTGGCTCTGCGCTGCTCCCTAGACCCCAGATCCTAGATCCCAGATCCTACAACTCGGGCGCGACCTCCACCATCCGGAAGGCCTCGATGACGTCGCCTACCTTGATGTCCTGGAAACGGTCGAGGCCGATTCCGCAGTCGAACCCCTGCCGGACCTCCGACGCGTCGTCCTTGAAGCGGCGAAGCGACGACACCTGGCCCTCGTAGACGACGACGTGGTCGCGCAGCAGCCGGACCTTGGCAGTGCGCGTGATGATGCCGTCGACCACGTGGCTGCCGGCGATGGCGCCGATCTTGGGCACCCGGAACACTTCGCGAACCTCGGCGTGGCCGAGCTCCTCCTCGTTGAAGACCGGCTCGAGGAGGCCGACCATGGCCTTCTTGACGTCGTCGATCAGGTCGTAGATGACGGTGTACAGCCGGATGTCCACCTGCTCGGTCTCGGCGAGCTCGCGCGCGGTCCGCTCCGGCCGCACCGAGAAGCCGATGATGATCGCGTTCGACGCCGACGCGAGCATGACGTCGTTGGTGGTGATGGCGCCGACCGAGCCGTGCAGGTGGTTGATCTTGACGCGCTCGGTGGACAGCGCAGCGAGCGCCTCGCGGAGCACCTCGACCGACCCCTGGACGTCGGCCTTGACGACGACGTTGAGCTCCTTGATGTCGCTCTCGGCGATCTGGTCGAACAGGTTCTCGAGCGAGACCTTGCGGCCGGCGACCCGGCCCTCTTCCTTCTCGCGTAGGCTCCGGTAGCTGGAAACTTCGACCGCCTTGGCCTCGCTCTCGGTCCCCTGCAGGACGTCGCCTGCCTCGGGGACGGCCTCGAAGCCGATCACCTCCACCGGGTCCGAGGGGCCGGCCGAGTCGACGCGTTCGCCGCGGTCGTTGGTGATGGCCCGCACCCGCCCCCAGGTCGACCCGCAGAAGAAGAAGTCGCCGACGGCCAGCGTGCCCTGCTGGACGACCATCGAGGCCACGATGCCGCGACCCTTCTCCTTGCGCGCTTCGAGCACGACGCCGCGGGCCGGCCCCTCGACGGTCGCCTTCAGCGCCTTCATCTCGGCGACCAGCAGGATCATGTCGAGGAGGTCCGCGATGCCCTTGCCGGTCTTCGCCGATACCTGCACCGAGGGGACGTCGCCTCCCCAGTCGTCGACCAGCACCCCATGGTCGGCCAGCTGCTGCTTGACGCGATCAGGGTTGGCGTTCGCCTTGTCGATCTTGTTGATCGCCACCATCAGCGCCACGTTGGCGGCGCGCGCGTGGTTGATGGCCTCCTCGGTCTGCGGCATGACGCCGTCGTCCGCCGCCACCACCAGCACCACGATGTCGGTGACCTGGGCGCCGCGGGCCCGCATCTGGGTGAACGCCTCGTGGCCCGGGGTGTCGACGAACACCACCACCCGCCCGTCGTCGGTCTCGATGCGCGACGCTCCGATGTGCTGCGTGATGCCGCCGGCCTCCTGCTCGGCGACCCGGGTGGACCGGATCGCATCGAGCAGAGAGGTCTTGCCGTGGTCGACGTGACCCATGACCGTGACCACCGGGGGCCTCGGCAGCGCCGGGCCGACCTCGGCCAGGCTCTCCTCGCGCTCGTACTCGAGGACCTCCTCGGCCGACGCCACCATCGCCTCGACCCCGAGATCCTCGCAGATCTCCTCGGCCAGCTCGTGGGGGAGGGACTGGTTGGTGGTGACCATGACTCCCTTGGCGATGAGCAGCGCGAGCAGGTCCTTGGCAGTGACGTTGAGCTTCTCTGCGAGCTCGCGGGCGGTCACCATCTCGGACAGGATGATCGGGCCTTCCGGACGGTCGCCGTCCCTGAACTGCACCGTCCGGGTGGGCTGCGGTGGGGCCGGTGTCGTCTCGTCCCGCTGGAGGCGGCGGCGGGCCTTCTTGGTGGGCCGCCGCTCGCCGGGACGCGGTCCCGGGCGCGCCGGCGCCCCACCTTCCTGCTGGCCCTTGAGCTTCTGCTCCTCGAACTTGGTGAGCAGCTCGCGGATCTCCTTGGCGTCGGCGGCGGCCTTGGCCTTGCGCCCGCCTCCCGGCTTCGCCACCTTGCGACGCTGCTCGGCCCGCTTGCGGGCCTCGAGGCTCTCCTTGATCTCGTCCGGCGTGAGCTCGCGCAGGCCCTGCTCCAGGGGGGTCTTGGCGCGAATCGGGCGGACCCGCAGCGGGGCGGCCTCTTCGCCGGCCTTGCGGGACGCCGTCAGCTCCTCCTCGGTGATCTCGAACTCCGGCTTCTCCTCGACCTCGGCCTCGCCGGTGGCGTCGAACGGCCCCTCGGGGGCGGCCGCAACCTCCTCGACCCCGGCGACCACCTCGGCCTGCGGCGCCTCGCCGGCCTCGGGCGCCTCGGCGACCTCGACGACCTCGGCCTCGGTCATGGGGACGGCCTCGGCGACAGCCTCGATCGGCTCGCCGGGCGCCTCCCCGGCCTCCTCGACCTCGACGCCCTCGTCGGCGGGGGCCGCTGCGAACTCGCGGATCTCCTTCTCGGTCTGCACAACCTGACGGCGCCGGCGCTTCGCCATCCGGTCCCGGGCGGTGCTGGTCTGGGACTCCTCCTCACGCGCCTCGGGGCGGACGATGACCTCTCGGGGTCGCTTCTGCAGGGTCTCGCCGGTGATGATCGATCGGACGGTGGAAAGGTCGAGGGCGTCCTCCTCGCCGCTGACGCTGACGCCAATCGAGCGGAGCTTGAAGATCAGCTCCTTTGGGCTGATGCCCATGGTCCGCGCCAGATCCACCACTCGAAGCTGCTGCATTCTGGTCTACTCCTCGCCGGCTTGCGCGTCGGCCGCGTCGGCGAGCGCGATCTGGAGGGCCCGCCGCGACATGTCGAGCAGCTTCTGCGCGGTGACCGGCCCGATGCCCGGGATGGTGGACAGCTCGTCGGCGTCCCGGGCCAGGACGTCCTGGACGGTGTGGATGCCGTGGCTCTGGAGGCGCTCGCGCAGCCGCTCCGTGAGCATGTCGAGGTCCTCGAGCGGGATCAGCTCGCTGTAGTCGACGCTCTCCGCGGCTGCGCCGACCTGCGGAATCTCCTCCTCCTCCGCCACCCCCTCCATCTCCCGCAGCATCGACGCCAGGGCGGAGGCCAGCTCGTCCTTGACGGCCTCCTCGCTCTTGATCTCGATCCGGCAGCCGAGCATCTTCGAGGCCAGACGGACGTTCTGGCCGCGCTTGCCGATCGCCAGCGACAGCTGCTCGGACCCGACGATCACGTCGAGCACCGTGTCCCGCGCCTCGCGCGTCACCGGCTCGCCGGCCTCGTCCAGGATCACAGCTCCGTTCTCGTCGATCATGGTGACGAGAATCGGCTCCTCGCGGACAGCCACCCGGTTGATCTTGGCCGGCGCCAGCGCGTTCTGGGCGAACGTCACGAGGTCGCTGTTCCAGGGGATGATGTCGATCTTCTCGCCCTTGAGCTCACGGGTGATGGCCTGGACGCGGGAGCCCTTGAGGCCGACGCACGCGCCCACCGGGTCGACGTCGCGGTCCTTGGAGAAGACGGCCACCTTGGCGCGCTCCCCGGGCTCGCGGACGCACTTCTTGATGACCACGGTCCCGTCGTAGATCTCCGGCACCTCCATCTCGAGCAGCTTCTCGAGCAGCGCGGGGTCGGTGCGCGACAGCACGACCTGCGGACGGCTGGCGTCCATCGTGACGTCGACCACCACCGACCGGATGCGGTCACCCTGGCTGTAGCGCTCGTGGCGCACCTGGTGGTTGCGGGGCATGATGCCCTCGGTGTCGCCGAGCTCGACGATGATCGAGCCCCGGTCGACCCGCTTGACGATGCCGTTGATCATCTCGTGGACGCGTCCCGAGTAGTTGCGGTAGACCACTGCCCGCTCGGCTTCGCGGACCCGCTGGAAGAGCACCTGCCGCGCCGACTGCGCCGCGATCCGCCCCAGCTGCGAGGTGTCCAGCGAGTCGAGCTTGACCGGCGTGCCGATCTCCGCGGCGGGATCGATCTGACGCGCCTCCTCGAGCGTCATCTCGGTCTCCGGGTCCTCGACTTCCTCGACGACGTCGCGCACGATCCAGCTCTGGACCTCGCCGCTTTCCGGCTCGATCTCGGTCAGCACGTTGCGCTGCTTGAAGTGCTTGCGGGCGGCCGACGAGATGGCCTCGGCGATCGCGTCGACCAGCTTCTCGGGTTCGATGTCGCGCTCGGCTGCGACCTGGCGCACCAGGGTGTTGATTTCGAGCTTCATGGCCGGCTCTTCCCTTCCTTCAGGACGGCGTCCCAGTCGACCTCGAGCCGCGCCTCGGAGACGCGGTCGAGCGGCAGGCTGACGTCGTCCCCTGCCGGGGTGCGGAGCCGGACCTCGTCGCCCTCGAGGCCGATCAGCTCGCCAACGACCACCCGGTGCGCCCGGAATCCCGGATCCATCTTGACCTTTACCATCCGGCCGGCGAACTTCTCGTAGTCCTGCCGGTGGTACAGCTTGCGGTCGAGGCCCGGGGACGTCACCTCGAGCGTGTAGGCGTGCCGGATCGGATCGGAGACATCGAGGATCGCCGAAGCCTGGCGGGAGATGTCGGCACACTGCTCCAGCGTCACCCCGCTTGGACCGTCGATGACGAGCCGCAGCACGGTGCGCGGACCGCTGCCGACGAGCTCGGTGGCGAGCAGCTCGAGGCCCTCGCCAGCCGCCAGCTCGGCCAGCTCGTTCTCCAGGCTTGCGTCCAGCTTCATCCTGCTCCCTTGCTCCATCAAAAAAAGTGGGCCGGGGGCCCACTTTCTTTCGAAAGCAGCGCACGCTGTATAACACAGAACCGGGCACGCAGCAAGGTCAACTCCAGGCCTCTGCCGGGGGGGCGGCCTGCCGGGGTGCGGGCCGCCAGCCTACAATCGGCC
Coding sequences within:
- a CDS encoding DHH family phosphoesterase translates to MTAGQLDARGAVQRLARSTRALIVGHQRPDGDSLGSQLALAELAAALGVPAVVVNRDPAPATLDELPGRDRVAVGDSLPEGFPQAFDLVVAVECPEPDRAGFPGLDRLPILNIDHHPANPLYGEVNYVDADAPATGELVWRMFRAAGVKPSAAAATNAYVALSTDTGDFRYSNATGRAFRAAAEMVDAGADPTLVAGWIHGRRKAAAVLLLGEALSTLRLEAEGRIAVIELDVAAFRRAGAAPEDTEDIINHPRAIDGVRAVVFLKQWEQAAVRVSLRSAGAVDVRRIAERFGGGGHANAAGCTLDGDLPSAREAVLAAVRETLEAAL
- the rpsO gene encoding 30S ribosomal protein S15; protein product: MSHFDARKPTIIEEFRQHGNDTGSPEVQIALLTRRIEFLTEHFKSFTKDFHSRRGLLRLVGRRRRLLDYLKAKDLTRYRRLVEQLGLRG
- the pnp gene encoding polyribonucleotide nucleotidyltransferase — protein: MKQVVTRSVEVDGKQLSFEIGRVAKQADGSTVVRMGDTMVLVTACAETKMREGVDFLPLTVDYRENTYAGGRIPGGFFKREGRPTESEILTCRLIDRGLRPLFPDGYHRESQIIAWVMSADDDHDPDVLGICGASMALMAAAAIPYDAALAGVRVGRVDGRFVVFPSYAEREASDLDLVVAGTDEAIVMVECGANHVTEQVVIDALELAHREIRRIIAVQHEITAELGIVKAPFEPEPDPWPPEFAEGVRARWTEPLRAALQVKGKLEQGDAVDAVKEQAIASLPAELAEERTPWLKALLRTLVKDITRETILDRKQRLDGRAFDEIRPVACEVSVLPRAHGSALFTRGETQAMVSCTLGTSEDSQLIEAFEGESRQRFMLHYNFPPFSVGEVRFLRGPGRREIGHGALARRALGPILPDTETFPYTMRVVSDILESNGSSSMASVCGGSLALMDAGAPIKRAVAGIAMGLVSDGSRFAVLTDIAGQEDHYGDMDFKVAGSREGITALQMDIKVSGLSRSILEQALEQARRGRLQLLDVMDRAIAEPRPEISQYAPRIFQIKIDVDQIRNVIGPGGKTIRSIVEKTGARINVEDDGTVQIATSDLEAAERAIAIIQGLTRQPKIGEEFDGTVKRIEPYGAFVEILPNQDGLVHISEISLERIPDIRDVLTEGDPMRVRIIDIDANDRIKLSRRAILEDEARARGEEIPDRGAPPRDEQRRGGRPGGRDGGRGRGGERGRGGPRRRD
- the truB gene encoding tRNA pseudouridine(55) synthase TruB; protein product: MSRRRSSLRHGLLLVAKRQGPTSHDVVDMARRALGERRIGHTGTLDPMAEGLLMLCVGQATRLQQFLVRWQKTYRGQIRLGHATTTYDGEGEPADPRGAVPALDRDALARLEARFAGEIEQAPPPYSAKKIGGKRMYELARSGHPAVAEPKAVTVHALSLNCLDRDLLGVQVTVSSGFYVRSLAHDVGAELGCGGYLDRLQRVSIGPYSLETAIPQSALEAAAGPQPVLDHPGWIAIDRITLPFAEVQLNRGATERFAHGQDVVVLRSGGGPLAVDSEVVVRSPGGRLLGVAVVQSVLARGRTVGLRPSMVLQPTEAPPPAPADDGPSVASGETS
- the rbfA gene encoding 30S ribosome-binding factor RbfA, translating into MTSRQTFSRNRRLEGEIRAVLADLLRLSVKDPRLDDVTVSAIQLSADRTQARVFYSVIGDAERERQAADGFAAAAAFMRRELGRRMRMRTVPALDFHRDTSYEYGDRIERLLDRIQTGPTGTDDGSGEEDS
- the rimP gene encoding ribosome maturation factor RimP yields the protein MKLDASLENELAELAAGEGLELLATELVGSGPRTVLRLVIDGPSGVTLEQCADISRQASAILDVSDPIRHAYTLEVTSPGLDRKLYHRQDYEKFAGRMVKVKMDPGFRAHRVVVGELIGLEGDEVRLRTPAGDDVSLPLDRVSEARLEVDWDAVLKEGKSRP
- a CDS encoding DUF503 domain-containing protein; this translates as MERNIYVGIARLEVHIEDARSLKEKRSATRPLVERIRNRHQVLIIEADHQDLHQRAGFAISALSTDPVDIESRLQRVEKTVHETWGGSVLAWDVEIIQV
- the nusA gene encoding transcription termination factor NusA, which gives rise to MKLEINTLVRQVAAERDIEPEKLVDAIAEAISSAARKHFKQRNVLTEIEPESGEVQSWIVRDVVEEVEDPETEMTLEEARQIDPAAEIGTPVKLDSLDTSQLGRIAAQSARQVLFQRVREAERAVVYRNYSGRVHEMINGIVKRVDRGSIIVELGDTEGIMPRNHQVRHERYSQGDRIRSVVVDVTMDASRPQVVLSRTDPALLEKLLEMEVPEIYDGTVVIKKCVREPGERAKVAVFSKDRDVDPVGACVGLKGSRVQAITRELKGEKIDIIPWNSDLVTFAQNALAPAKINRVAVREEPILVTMIDENGAVILDEAGEPVTREARDTVLDVIVGSEQLSLAIGKRGQNVRLASKMLGCRIEIKSEEAVKDELASALASMLREMEGVAEEEEIPQVGAAAESVDYSELIPLEDLDMLTERLRERLQSHGIHTVQDVLARDADELSTIPGIGPVTAQKLLDMSRRALQIALADAADAQAGEE
- the infB gene encoding translation initiation factor IF-2, producing MQQLRVVDLARTMGISPKELIFKLRSIGVSVSGEEDALDLSTVRSIITGETLQKRPREVIVRPEAREEESQTSTARDRMAKRRRRQVVQTEKEIREFAAAPADEGVEVEEAGEAPGEPIEAVAEAVPMTEAEVVEVAEAPEAGEAPQAEVVAGVEEVAAAPEGPFDATGEAEVEEKPEFEITEEELTASRKAGEEAAPLRVRPIRAKTPLEQGLRELTPDEIKESLEARKRAEQRRKVAKPGGGRKAKAAADAKEIRELLTKFEEQKLKGQQEGGAPARPGPRPGERRPTKKARRRLQRDETTPAPPQPTRTVQFRDGDRPEGPIILSEMVTARELAEKLNVTAKDLLALLIAKGVMVTTNQSLPHELAEEICEDLGVEAMVASAEEVLEYEREESLAEVGPALPRPPVVTVMGHVDHGKTSLLDAIRSTRVAEQEAGGITQHIGASRIETDDGRVVVFVDTPGHEAFTQMRARGAQVTDIVVLVVAADDGVMPQTEEAINHARAANVALMVAINKIDKANANPDRVKQQLADHGVLVDDWGGDVPSVQVSAKTGKGIADLLDMILLVAEMKALKATVEGPARGVVLEARKEKGRGIVASMVVQQGTLAVGDFFFCGSTWGRVRAITNDRGERVDSAGPSDPVEVIGFEAVPEAGDVLQGTESEAKAVEVSSYRSLREKEEGRVAGRKVSLENLFDQIAESDIKELNVVVKADVQGSVEVLREALAALSTERVKINHLHGSVGAITTNDVMLASASNAIIIGFSVRPERTARELAETEQVDIRLYTVIYDLIDDVKKAMVGLLEPVFNEEELGHAEVREVFRVPKIGAIAGSHVVDGIITRTAKVRLLRDHVVVYEGQVSSLRRFKDDASEVRQGFDCGIGLDRFQDIKVGDVIEAFRMVEVAPEL